CGGCACACTCTGCGTATGGGGAGCGAGCAGCGTCTGCACGAGCACAGCAGCCCCCAGCCCTAATGCGACGATGACCAACTGCGCGAGCAGGATGGGCAAAAACCCTCTTGAATTCCCGCCGATCATGGAAGCCATCAGCTTGCCCATCACGAGCAGCGCGAACACTCCCACGCCAACCAGCAGGTAAAACGCCCCGCTGGCCCAGGGGGCACCCACGATGAATTCACTCATCGCCCGAAGATTTGCCAAATACGTATCCAAGCTCATCGATACACAAACGTATGGATGGAAAGCGCCCTGTCACCCACGAATCACAGTGTATGTGAAATTCGCCCTCTCATCGAACTCAGGGAGCAGGGGCCTCGACCGGGTCAGATGCCGGAACATCCTCACCGTCGGGTTGTGCATCGGCTGACGATGACGTATCCGGCGCCTGTTTTTTGCGTGAGCGTTCGAGCTGTTTACGCATTGCGGCGGCAGCGCTCGCGGTGCTCTGCGGGGCGGGAGCCGGTCCCTCCAGCACATCCGCGGGGGCCAGAGAGCGATCCACCGGAAAGGGCCCACTCAGGCTGTCTTGTTCAGGCTCCGTTTGTCCGGCCTTTTCGACACCCGCCTGAGCCTCCTGGTCGGCTATGCTCTCGGGAGAAACGGGCTTGGGCGTAGACTCTGGATGGAGCGTATCCGCCAGAGACTGAAGCGCCAGTGTGAGGCGTGGGCCCGGTATGTTAAAAAGACTGTTGTCGATCCTGTAGACGCGCCCGTCACGCACAGCGGAGAGCTTACCCCAGACCGGGTCCAAGCGGTAGGTCTGCAGCAGTTCCTCCCCTGCTGGCTCGACCGGCTGGCTGATCTCACCGGGGATCAGCATCACCTGCGGGTCACGTTCGACGAGCGTTTCCTCCGACAGCTCAACCCAGTCGCCCTTCACATCATAGGCGATATTGCGGCCACCGGCTTCCTTGATCAATTGATCGGGAAAAGTCCCCGGACCAGCCGTGTAAGTCTCACGCTCACCGTAACCCAGAAAAACACGCGGGCGCTCCTGCATGCTCAGGCCCGCGAAGCGCATCCCCAGCTGGGTGCGTACCTGATCGAAACGCGTCAGCAGGTCCGCGGCGGCTTCATCGCAGCGAAGCACGTCGCCGAGACGTTCGATATCATCCATCAGCCCGTCGAGGCCATGGGAAGGCAGCACAAAGACCGGAAGCCCTAGCTCACGCAGCCGGGACGCCGTGGCCGGGCGCGTGATGTTGGAGGCCAGAATCAGGTCGGGCTCCAACTGCAACAGGACCTCGGGATTGGGTGAATCAAACCCCTGGATATGCGGCAGTTCCTGCGCCTCAGGCGGGAACTTGCAGTACTCGGTATCGGCAATCAGGCGATCCCCCGCCCCCAATGCGAAGACCAGCTCTGTCGTACTTGGAGCCAGGCTGACGATTCGCTGCGGGTTGCCTGAAATCATGACAGGGTCGCCGCGCCCGTCCACCAGCGTGGGCCCCTCCTCGCCTTCCTGGAAGTACTCGACAGATTCAGGCAGGATGAGCACAGAGGTCGTTGCCCCGACCCGCAGGGGCAGGTTTTTCGGTGGGTCAATCAGGTGGATGCGCACCGGAAAACGCTGGGCGAGCCGCACCCAGTCCACGGTTGGCGCGACTTCGGGCAGCAGGTTTTTACCTTCGGAGCCATTCGGGCGGTAAATCCCCCAGCCTACGCTCTGGACCACGCCATCCATCGGCTCGCCGTAATGCCCCATAAAGCGCACCTCGGCCCGCCTGCCGGGGACGACGCCCTTGAGGTCCGTCTCGCGGAAGAAGCCGGTCACCCAGAAATCATTCGCATCGACCAGCGCCATCAGTGGCTGGCCCTTTGTCACGTAGGTCCCGGTCGTCACCACGAGATTCGTCACGTAGCCGTCCACAGGGGCATAGACGCGGGTGTAGCTGAGATTCAGCTCGGCGAGCTTCAGCGCTGCTGTGGCCACCTCGATGTCCGCAAGCGCCTCCGTGTACTTGGCCTGGAGGATCTGGTAGTCCTCGACAGATACGAGTTGCTGAGCCAGCAGGGGCTTGCGACGCTCGATCTCCAGACGCAGCAGCTCGGCCACGGAGCGGGATTTATTCAGAGAAGCGTGGGCGGAGTCCACCGCCTGCTGATAATCCGTCGGATCGATGGCGAAAAGCAGATCCCCCTCCGAGACGCGCTGGTTATCCTGCACCGGCACATCAATCATCGGTCCACTCACGCGAGCGGCAATCCCCACGACGTAGGCCTGGACCTGCCCGTCCCGCGTCCAGGGGTTTAGCAGATACTGGTGCCAGTACACCCATGCCAGCAGGAGGGCCAGCGCTACCGCGCACAGGGTGATAAAGACTTTGAAAAGCGTTTTGACCATACGGATTCTATACCGGCATAAACAGGAGTGAGAGTGTGATGCTGTAGATCACGGCAAGCGAGAACAGAAACAGCGGCGGGTGCCAGATAAAGCGGGTCAACCGGGCTATGTCAATCAGCCACACCGACACCCCGGCCAGCAGTATTCCGAGAATAATCACTACAAAAATAGGCGTCAGATAGAAGCCCAGCAGGTTGATCTCTGCGGGTAGCCGCCAGTCCGGGGGGACGATCCGGGCAAGCCGTTCCATCAAATCCACTATCATCGGCGTTTACAATCAAGCCATGTGCGCTTAAACACAATGAGAATTATCTGCCGCATGGACGCCCAGACAACAACAGCCGCCCCTGCAGCTGCCTCCTCCAGGCACTGGCATTGGCCGACGTTGAACAAGCTGCGCTGGCTCACCGCGTTCAAGGCCTCACTGGCCTCGGTCATTGCGATCGGTATCGCTATGGGGCTGGGCTGGGAGCGCCCCTACTGGGCCGGGATATCTGTGCTGGTCGCCACCCTGCCCTACATCGGTGCCTCGCTGGAGAAAGGCATCATGCGTCTGGCCGGTACCCTCGCCGCCGGGGTCGTCGCTTACCTCATCTGCGGCGCATTCCCGCAGAATCAGATTGGGTTTTCCCTGATGCTCTTCGTAGCGCTGACCTTCACCGGTTACATGGCATTGGGTAAATTCTACCCGTACACCTTTTTCCTCAGCGGTATCACCCTGTCGATTATCAGCGCGCAGGTATTCAACGACCTGGAACAACTCTGGCCGGTGGTCTTCTTTCGCGTATCCGAGATCAGCCTCGGCGTCATCGTCGCCCTCACCGTCAACTCCCTGCTCTGGCCGCAGAGTGCGAGTCGGGAGATGGGCCGCCAGATGGCCACGACTCTCAAGAACTGTATCCGCCTCTTTGACCACTCTACCGCGCTGTACAGTGGCTACGGAGAAAAAGTCCCCGACTCGGGTAAGCTGAGCGAAAAGCTGAGCGGAGCCTTTCCCAAGCTGCATGCCCTCCTCCCGCAGGCCATGCTCGACTCAAGCCGCTTCTCCAACCACCGATCCAGCCTGCAGGCAGCCCTGCAGTTTATGGAGAGCACGTTTGTATCCGTGGTCACCACCCTGCACTCCACGCAGGGAGATTTCCCCCGCCGCTATCAGGATAATCTCAGCGAAGAACTACGGGCCTACACGAATGCGCTCCGGGCTGACCTGTGCGCGCTGGCGGACTTTTTCGGCAGTCCGGCTCCACTGCCCCCGGCACTGGCTCCCGAGGCCCACGCCGCCCTCCAGCAACACCTTGAGAAGCTCCGCGCCAGCGATATTCCCTTGAGCTACGACCTGCGGGATACCACCTCGTTCATGGCCTACTACGCCAACCTCGCCGAGATCGAGCGCGTGATCATGCTGTTGAGAAAGACCGCCATTGCGATCCTCCAGCCCGGACGGGAACGCCGCGAAGTCAAGGAACAGGTCCGCCACAACAAGCAGCGCTGGCGCCCAGACTCGATGCGCCTGAAGCATGGCATCAAGGTCGGCCTCGCCGTCATCTCCACACTCTATATCTGGCAGTGGACGCAGTGCCCCGGCGGGGTGCCTGGAGTCATCACCGCCGCAATCCTGATCCAGAAAAGCCTCGTCGCCAGTAACCAGAAATCCCTGCTGCGTCTGGCCGGGTGTCTGCTCGGGGGCTGCATGGCGGCCTTCTTCATGCTGTTGGTCACTCCTCATCTGGAGACCTATGAGGAGCTGGCTCCCGTGCTGTTTCTGTGCTTCATGGTTTTCAGCCTGATCAACTACGGGCCGGTACGCTATTCCTACTCGGGCTTTCAGGCCTTCCTCGCCTTTCTGCTGATGACCTCCGTCTCTAACACGCAGAGTATTTCCCTCAAGCCGGGCATCGAGCGCCTGATGGGTATCATCTTCGGGTTTATGGTTTGCGCGGTGATCTTGCGCCTGATCTGGCCCGTCATCCCTGAGCACCAGCTACGGCAGACATTGTGCAAATTTTTCAAGGACTGCCGTGGATACCTCGACCTGTACACGCCTCAGGTCCTGCGCGGCGAAGCTCCGATCGCCGTCATAGGCTCTCTGGAGAACACGCTGACCGACCTGCCCAGCGCCTGCCAGGAGTGGATCAGCCAGATCGGCCTGCATAAAAAAGAGGAAGGCGAGCGCGGCAAGTACCAACAGCTCGCCCTATGCCTGCAAGGACTGCGCTTCCGGCTGCAAGCGCTTGAGCGGGCGATCCGCCGCCCCATGGCACCCGCGCTGGCGGAGCGTATGGCTCCGACCATGATCGAGATCAATGAGAGCATGAAAGGATGCCTCGATAAATTTGAGCAGACGTTCGAAACAGGCATTCGCGCCGAGGACTACCCCGATCTGCGTACGCCGATCACGAAGCTCAACCAGGAACTGCTTGTCATGCTGCGCAAGGATCACCTCGCACGCGCCATCCCGGCTGGCGACGTTGCCGTCTTCCTCTCGCTCGTGCGTCGCTACAGCGACCTCGTCAGCGAGGTTCATAACTGCCGCGAGCAGATGGACAGGCTCAACCTCACCATCATGGAGCGCAGCCCGTTCTTTTAAGTTATTCGGAGGCGTGGGGATTCACTCCTGCTTAAAGCCCGAAGTATCTCGCGGCACTCTCGCGATCAGCACCGATCTGCGCCTTAAGCTCATCCAGACCGTTGAATTTCTTCTCCGGACGTAAGAACTCCAGCCACTGGACGGTCAACCGGGTGCCATTGCCCCACTCGACGGGCTGGAGCATATGCGCCTCCAGCAGGGGTTGAGCGGGCTCCTTATCGACCGTCGGTCGCTGCCCGTAGTTAGCCACACCCGGTATCCATGCGCTGGATACATCCTCGCGCACACGGACGGCATACACCCCATAATGAGGGGCCAGCTCGGGCTCCCAGGCCATGTTTAAAGTCGGAAAGCCCAACGTCCTGCCCAGCTGACGTCCGGGGATGACCTCGCCGTAGCTGGTATAGGGATAGCCCAGCAATGCCCGGGCCTGTCGCATGTCGCCCTCCTCCAGGCAGACGCGGATGCGTGTGCTGGATATGGGCTCACCGTCTACCCGCAAGCGCTCAGCACTGAAGACGTGCATACCGAGCTTGCGGCAACCCTCGATCAAGGTCTCAATCGTGCCGGTTCGCCCTTTACCGTAGCGGAAGTTTTCGCCCACGTAGAGGGCCTCGAGCGTGGGTAGTTTCTGTTTGAGATAGGCCGGAAAATCCTCCGCCTCGATAGCGGCAAACTCCGATGTGAACGGCTGGACGATCACGCTCTCGATACCGCGCTTATGCAGGTACTCCGCCTTTTGGTCCAGCGGCATGAAAAGCTTTGTCGCCTGATCGGCCTTACGAAAGAGGCGGCTCGGGTGCGGCCAGAAAGTCAACACCCCGGATACACCACCGCATGCGGTGGCCGAGCTGACACAGGCCTCGATCACTGACTGGTGCCCCAGGTGCACGCCGTCGAACATGCCGATAGCCAGATGCAGCGGGCGGTCCGACAGATTCGGGTTATCAAGTGATGCGTAGGCCATCAGCGCAACAATGGGGGGGACGTTTAACAAGCGAGACGCTCAGTTACTTAGCCCGAACATGCCGCGTAAACCAGCGAAAAATCACAGCACGTGGCTCGGCACAGCCTGATAAATCGGTATCAGACGGCGGCGAAACGCGGTCAGGGACATCTCTTCCAGCTCTTCCAGCGTCGCGGCATCCTCCACATGGAAATGCCCCACCGCAATACGGCGCAGCTCGGACAGATGCGCCCCACAGCCGATCTTTTGGCCGACATCGTGGGCCAGCGTACGCACGTAGGTGCCCTTCGAGCAGGCCATGCCGATCTCCGCGCACGGCTCCGTGTAGTCGAGCAGCTCGATCTCCGAGATACGGATAAAACGCGGGTCGCGCTTCACTTCCTTGCCCTTGCGGGCCAGCTTGTAGAGCGGTACACCGTCGATTTTCTTGGCCGAAAACATCGGCGGCAGCTGGTACTGGTCTCCGACAAAGGACTGCAAGACGGTATCGATCCCGGCAGCGTCCAGCCCATCGGGCAGCGGCTTGGTCTCGACGACCTCTCCGTCGCTGTCGTAGGTATTCGTCTCTTCCCCCAGCTTGATAGTCCCCTCGTAGGCCTTGTCGAGAGACATCAGGTACTGGGAGACTTTCGTCGCGCGGCCTATCAGCATAATGAGCAGGCCCGTGGCATTAGGGTCGAGCGTACCGGCGTGGCCGATGCGCTTCATCTTGAGCTTGCGGCGCAGACGGTCAACCACGTCGTGCGAGGTGGGGCCGCAGGGCTTGTCCACCAGCAGGACGCCTTCAAAGTCATTCTGTGTCGTCGGAGTCATGATTTGAGCAAACAATCATTCTCTCAAAGCCCTCCCCCTTGGCAAGGCTGAACTCCCCTCTTGTCCAATCCGGTCGCGACTCCTTTTTGAGGCCCGGTCCAGCTGTGTTTTTCTATAAAAAACATTCGCGCGCATCATTACATGGAATAATACCTGCAATCAGGCTTCTCATCGCCCTCTGAACCATCGCATTTATTGTACTTCGCAACAACGACTATGCTCCGAAAACACCACCTGCTGGGACTCTCACTGATACTTTCAGGCCTCGCCTCGGCCCATGCCGGCCAGAAGGTCGCCTACGTCAGTGTCGATGCCTCCGACAACAACAGCTACAACCTTTACGTGGCCGACCTGTCGGACCTTTCCAGCGCGACCCTCACCTACCAGTACCCCTCCAGTGTCGGCGAGGCCCCGGTCAACGTGCTGGGCTTTACCTATGGGAACAACGGCTTCTACGTCTCCTACGAATCCGGGTTCTACGACCACACGGTCCAGATCGACTATGTGACGATGGACGGGCAGTCCAGCTCCTTTGGGTCGATCGATTATTACGATCTGGAGGACTCAGCCAGCACGACTCTCGCCTACTCGGCTCTCACCCAGTCCGTCTACCTGCTGTTCAAGGATGAGCATGAACTCGAGGACGACGACTACCAGCTCTACCAGGTCAACAGCGGGGGCAGCTCCGTCATCGCGACCGAGAGCCTCCTGAGCGAGAGCTCGTTTTCCCTGGCGGCAACCGCTGATGGCAGCGGCATCGCCTGGATCATCACCGACGCCTTTGATTCTGCGGCCTACTACACCGACCTGAACACACAGGAAACCATCAACAACTTTGACCAGCTGGTCGGGATATCCGGTAACATCAATGTCGGCACCAACGGCGTCGCCTACATCAGCAGCACACCCGATGTAGAGTCCTGGGACGTGACGGATGCCGACACATCCCTCACCGAGGTGGATATCAGCTTCCTCGATGTGTACGACGGAGTTTCTGTCACCGAGTACAACGGGCTCATGTATGCCTCGGCAGACGGGACCCTCTACAGCTGGGACGCCAGCGATCCGGAGAACACCTTGACCACGTATGATTTCAGTGCCGTTGGTGGTCTGCCACTGGACTACGTGTTCGTCCCCGAGCCCGCGCACGTGGCGTTTCTCGGAGGGCTGTTTGCCAGCGGGCTGCTGCTGTACCGGGCACGTCGCTCCAGAGGCCAGCGCCGCAATACAGCCAAGACGACCCCCGCCGCCTAAAGGCCCATTTAGCTCGCCGGGGTATTGTCTATCGCGTCGAGATGCTCGGCGGCAGCCTTGAGGAGCAGGTCACACACCTCCTCCAGCGGACGGTGCTGGTTAAAGCCCGCCGCCGGAGCATGCCCGCCGCCCCCGAACTTCCGGGCCAGCCGGTCGAGCCGGTAGTTACGGGTTTTCGCCCGCAGGCTGCCTTTGACCTGATTCTCAAACTCCTGCACGAAGATGCCGATATCGACCCCGTCCAGATCGCGCGCATAGTCCACAAAGCCCTCGGCATCCTCATGGGCGGCGCCGGTCTCCTCAAAGTCCTTTTCACGCAGCGTACCGATGCAGATGCGCTCGCCGTGGACGAGCTTCAAAGTTCCCAGGAAACGCTGGAGCAGCTTGAGCTTGGCGAGGGGCTCACGCTCAAACAGCTCCCGTGCCACACCACCCGCCGAAGCCCCACAGGCGCAGAGCCGCGCGCACAGTTCAAATACCTGCCCGCTGGTCGTGGGGAAACGGAACTGGCCGGTGTCGGTCGAGATGCCGACGTAAAGTGCCTGCGCGGTCACCGCATCCACGGGCAGGTCGTGGTCGAAAAATAACCCTGTCAGCACCTCGGCAGTAGCCGCCGTGGAGGGCTCCACAAAGTTGTGCCGGGCGTAGTTCGGGTTAGAAACGTGATGGTCGATATTCGCGAAGGTTTCCGGGAATTTCTTCTCCAGCAGCATACCCACGCGGATCGGATCGGCGCAGTCCACATTGACCGACAGGTGCCCCTGCGGGTCGAAGTCCTTCGCCTGCGCCCAGGGCGTATCCGCGATAAACGCCTGCATCACGCGTGGTGCTTCATCGCGATTAACGGCGATCGCATCCACACCCTGTGTCCGCAGCACACGCGTCAGCGCCACCTGTGAGCCGATGCAGTCCCCGTCCGGCCGCAGGTGCCCGAGTACGGCCACGGGCTTACCGCGCAGCTCGGACAGCAGTTGGAGGAAAGATTCGGACAGGTGCGGAAAATACATCGGAACTGTCTTTAGCGGTAAAACACCTGCAAAGACAGGAAAAAGCGATAAGTGCCCCGAGGCGACGTGCTCTGAAAGCGGCCCTCAGCCCATTAACGACACGCGATAACAGCAACAGGGATTGCCACGACCGGCCCCACCGGATGCAGCAACCCCTGCCGGGATCCATGCCGATGCTCCCTCTCACAAGGAGCCGGCACTAGTAATGAATTGATCAGGAACGGCGACCGAACAGCTTCATCCGGCGACCGATAGCCAGGCACATGATACCAAGGCCAACCGCAAGCGCGCTCATCGTCGAGGGCTCAGGAATCGAAATATTCGAGTCTAGAGAGATGTCGTCCAGATAGATGGTGCCCGGGCTGTTCACCTTTGAGGCGAAGTTGATATTCTGGACCGTCGTCCCCGTACCGATGTTACCCGTACTGGCCAGGTCATCACCGATCAGTTCTCCGTTCAGATAGACGTCCATCATCTGTGAGGCCACTGACCCACCATCATAGTTAAGGGTGCTGTCAGAGTTGTTGAAAACGATGCTGATCGTATAGGCGGTATCCTGCTGATAGGTCCCGATCTGAGCACCCGGGCTGACATACTGACCACTCCCGACATAGAGAGTGCCATTCTGCATAAACAGTCCCCACAGCGTATTCCCATTACCGCCCCACGCATTACCACTGATGCGCATGAGCCAGTCCGAGGTGTCGCTGGAGGGATCATAGAAAGAGAAATTCATCTGGCCGGTCGTAGTCCCGGAAAAGCCCGTGGCCGAGGCCAGTCCCTGGCCAGTGCCATCGACCTGACTGAGCACGGCGTATTTGTTGGACTCGCTGGAGAAGTAGTGCCCGGTGTCGTTCTCGGCATCGAAGACAACTTCTCCCACCACCTTGGCCTCGCGCCATATTTCTTCGGAGCCGAGCGGTATTGCTGCGCCCGCCGTGTACTCCTCGAAATCATCAGAGAAGAAAGTCGCCGCCGACGCGGTTGTAGCAATGGCACTCATACCAATGAGGCCGAGAGGGAGCAATTTGCTGAGATAGTTCATCGTTGGATCCTTTTCTGGGGTTGGTGTGTATCGTTTGGGGTTACCAGTGCAGATCCTGCCTCAGGTTGCCTACACCCGGACCTATTAACCGGACGGAGGGCATCCCATCAAAGCTGGTCGATCTGCATGAATCCAACCATGCACCCAAACACACAAAAGATAAAGCTAGCGCCTACTCAAACAGATGAGTCAGCGCTTGGCAGTGACTTTGTCGGGCAGTGTTTTACCCTCGTTCCAGACGCCTTCGATGAGCGTACGCTGCACTTTGACGGGGATGCCCCGATCCCCGCGCATGACGAGGTTTGTCAGCTTGTCCACCGCGACTTCTCCGATATGGAAAGAGTCTTCGTACATCCCCGTCAGCTCGCTCTGCTCGCTATCGAGCACGGGGCAGGTGAGCGGAATATCTTCGGGGATGCGTATCCCCGCTTCGCGGGCGTATTTGAGAAAGGCGACGTCCCCGGTCATCACGACATCCGGTCGAGCCTTGCGCAGAAACGTTTTAAAGCCGCGCACAAAGCCCCACTTATAGTCAAAGATAAGGGGCTCAAGACCCATCTGATGCACGAAAGTCAGATACGCGCCACGAAAGCTGTGCCCCACGCGCTCATCATGTATGCTGGCAATACCGTACCCGATGCGCCGGTAGCCATAGTCATACATCTTCTCCAGCAGGCGGAGCGTGGAGCGAAACTGGGTGGCCGTCACCGTGTGGAACTCCGGCTTTTTGAGCGTATAGCCGAAGGTCACAACGGAGAAATCTTCCCAGGGGAAATCCAGCTCCATGTTTGGGTGCGGCATCGGGCACAGCAGGATGCCGTTGATGTTCCTCGCCTTGAGGATGGCTCCCATGCGCTGGGCAGAGACCTTTCGGGTATTAAAATTGTAGACATCCAGCTTGTAGCCGTACTGGTCGGCCCGTCGACAGGCCCCCTCATAATACTGCCGGTATGTGCTGATCTCTTTCCAGTCCGGCTTTAAGTCGTCGTTCTGCAGGTAGAGCCAGGCCAGCGTGCCGCGAAATGGCTGCTCCTGATTATTACTCCGGTATAAGGCCAGTGCCGAGAGCATGGGGTCGGGACGGTAGCCCATTTCCTCGGCCACCTTCAGGACACGCTCACGTGTCTTGGCCGGGATGCTCGGATGGTGCTTAAAGGCCAGTGAAACCGTGGCCGCGTGCACGCCTAAGCGCTCGGCAATGTCCTTCTGTGTAACCCGCTTGCTCACTGACTAGTCTGTATAAGTAAACGATTGGTTGCGGGCACAGTCAAGTTCCCAAAGATCACCCATATATCACATACGCAGTCTTTGATTTTTCTGCATTCACCGCCCATGCCAGCCCCCCAGCCGACAGCCCTACGCCACATCCACGTCTTGTTCAAAACGCACCTGGACATCGGGTTTACCGACAGCGCCCGGAACGTGCTGCAGACGTATCTCGATGTATTCATCCCGGCCTCTCTCGATCTGGCCGCGCGTATGCACGATGCCGGTAATGAGCGGTTCCGCTGGACCACCGGCTCCTGGCTGATCGAGCAAGCGCTGGAAAAATACAGCCCCCGGAAACGCGCCCAGCTTGAGGCAGCTATCGAGCGCGATGACATCTGCTGGCACGCCCTGCCCTTTACCACGCACACCGAGCTCATGGACGCCGCCTTGTTTCGGCACGGGCTGAGCATCAGCCAGAGGCTCGATCAGCGCTTTGGCAGAAAAACCATTGCCGGGAAAATGACAGATGTGCCCGGCCACACGATTGCCATGGTTCCCTACCTGGCCGAGGCCGGTGTCGAGCTTCTGCATATCGGCGTGAACCCAGGCTCACGCCCGCCCAAAGTCCCCAAGGCCTTTCGCTGGCGCTATGGCGACGACGAAGTCTGCATCGTCTATCAAACCAGTGACTACGGGGGCTTCTGCCAACCGGAAGGCAGCAGCGAGGCCATCTACTTTGCGCACACCGGCGACAATCTCGGCCCCTGTACCCAGCAGGATGTGGAGCAGACATTTGCCCGCCTGCGCAAGAAGTACCCGGAGGCCACGCTGAGCGCTGCGAACCTGTCAGACTACGCCGAGGCCCTCCGGCCAGCCGTACCGGGCCTGCCTGTGATCACGCAGGAGATCGGTGACACATGGATCCATGGCGTGGCAACCGACCCGGCAAAGACCGGGCTTTACCGGGAGCTCATCAAGTGGCGCTCCACTCTGCCTAAGCCGAAAAACGCAACAGAGCGCCAGGCACGCAAGGGCCTGGAAGATGCGCTGCTGCTCGTCCCCGAGCATACGTGGGGGCTCGATGTCAAAGTCGCCCTCGGGCACGAAGACAACTATGACCGCACCTTTATCACGCGGGACTTTCTGCGCAAGCGCAGCATCCCGCCCTACCAGCGTCTGGAGAAATCCTGGCAGGAACAGCGCTCCTATCTGACGCGCGCCATCAGCGCACTCAAGGGAACACCCGAGCACAAGCAGGCGCTCGCCCTCAAAGCCTCGCTCAAACCCAAGCGCAGCCGCAGCGGCAAATCGATCGACCCTGC
This genomic interval from Ruficoccus sp. ZRK36 contains the following:
- a CDS encoding efflux RND transporter periplasmic adaptor subunit; translated protein: MVKTLFKVFITLCAVALALLLAWVYWHQYLLNPWTRDGQVQAYVVGIAARVSGPMIDVPVQDNQRVSEGDLLFAIDPTDYQQAVDSAHASLNKSRSVAELLRLEIERRKPLLAQQLVSVEDYQILQAKYTEALADIEVATAALKLAELNLSYTRVYAPVDGYVTNLVVTTGTYVTKGQPLMALVDANDFWVTGFFRETDLKGVVPGRRAEVRFMGHYGEPMDGVVQSVGWGIYRPNGSEGKNLLPEVAPTVDWVRLAQRFPVRIHLIDPPKNLPLRVGATTSVLILPESVEYFQEGEEGPTLVDGRGDPVMISGNPQRIVSLAPSTTELVFALGAGDRLIADTEYCKFPPEAQELPHIQGFDSPNPEVLLQLEPDLILASNITRPATASRLRELGLPVFVLPSHGLDGLMDDIERLGDVLRCDEAAADLLTRFDQVRTQLGMRFAGLSMQERPRVFLGYGERETYTAGPGTFPDQLIKEAGGRNIAYDVKGDWVELSEETLVERDPQVMLIPGEISQPVEPAGEELLQTYRLDPVWGKLSAVRDGRVYRIDNSLFNIPGPRLTLALQSLADTLHPESTPKPVSPESIADQEAQAGVEKAGQTEPEQDSLSGPFPVDRSLAPADVLEGPAPAPQSTASAAAAMRKQLERSRKKQAPDTSSSADAQPDGEDVPASDPVEAPAP
- a CDS encoding DUF1656 domain-containing protein: MIVDLMERLARIVPPDWRLPAEINLLGFYLTPIFVVIILGILLAGVSVWLIDIARLTRFIWHPPLFLFSLAVIYSITLSLLFMPV
- a CDS encoding FUSC family protein — its product is MDAQTTTAAPAAASSRHWHWPTLNKLRWLTAFKASLASVIAIGIAMGLGWERPYWAGISVLVATLPYIGASLEKGIMRLAGTLAAGVVAYLICGAFPQNQIGFSLMLFVALTFTGYMALGKFYPYTFFLSGITLSIISAQVFNDLEQLWPVVFFRVSEISLGVIVALTVNSLLWPQSASREMGRQMATTLKNCIRLFDHSTALYSGYGEKVPDSGKLSEKLSGAFPKLHALLPQAMLDSSRFSNHRSSLQAALQFMESTFVSVVTTLHSTQGDFPRRYQDNLSEELRAYTNALRADLCALADFFGSPAPLPPALAPEAHAALQQHLEKLRASDIPLSYDLRDTTSFMAYYANLAEIERVIMLLRKTAIAILQPGRERREVKEQVRHNKQRWRPDSMRLKHGIKVGLAVISTLYIWQWTQCPGGVPGVITAAILIQKSLVASNQKSLLRLAGCLLGGCMAAFFMLLVTPHLETYEELAPVLFLCFMVFSLINYGPVRYSYSGFQAFLAFLLMTSVSNTQSISLKPGIERLMGIIFGFMVCAVILRLIWPVIPEHQLRQTLCKFFKDCRGYLDLYTPQVLRGEAPIAVIGSLENTLTDLPSACQEWISQIGLHKKEEGERGKYQQLALCLQGLRFRLQALERAIRRPMAPALAERMAPTMIEINESMKGCLDKFEQTFETGIRAEDYPDLRTPITKLNQELLVMLRKDHLARAIPAGDVAVFLSLVRRYSDLVSEVHNCREQMDRLNLTIMERSPFF
- the ribF gene encoding riboflavin biosynthesis protein RibF, producing the protein MAYASLDNPNLSDRPLHLAIGMFDGVHLGHQSVIEACVSSATACGGVSGVLTFWPHPSRLFRKADQATKLFMPLDQKAEYLHKRGIESVIVQPFTSEFAAIEAEDFPAYLKQKLPTLEALYVGENFRYGKGRTGTIETLIEGCRKLGMHVFSAERLRVDGEPISSTRIRVCLEEGDMRQARALLGYPYTSYGEVIPGRQLGRTLGFPTLNMAWEPELAPHYGVYAVRVREDVSSAWIPGVANYGQRPTVDKEPAQPLLEAHMLQPVEWGNGTRLTVQWLEFLRPEKKFNGLDELKAQIGADRESAARYFGL
- the truB gene encoding tRNA pseudouridine(55) synthase TruB, with translation MTPTTQNDFEGVLLVDKPCGPTSHDVVDRLRRKLKMKRIGHAGTLDPNATGLLIMLIGRATKVSQYLMSLDKAYEGTIKLGEETNTYDSDGEVVETKPLPDGLDAAGIDTVLQSFVGDQYQLPPMFSAKKIDGVPLYKLARKGKEVKRDPRFIRISEIELLDYTEPCAEIGMACSKGTYVRTLAHDVGQKIGCGAHLSELRRIAVGHFHVEDAATLEELEEMSLTAFRRRLIPIYQAVPSHVL
- a CDS encoding DHH family phosphoesterase; protein product: MYFPHLSESFLQLLSELRGKPVAVLGHLRPDGDCIGSQVALTRVLRTQGVDAIAVNRDEAPRVMQAFIADTPWAQAKDFDPQGHLSVNVDCADPIRVGMLLEKKFPETFANIDHHVSNPNYARHNFVEPSTAATAEVLTGLFFDHDLPVDAVTAQALYVGISTDTGQFRFPTTSGQVFELCARLCACGASAGGVARELFEREPLAKLKLLQRFLGTLKLVHGERICIGTLREKDFEETGAAHEDAEGFVDYARDLDGVDIGIFVQEFENQVKGSLRAKTRNYRLDRLARKFGGGGHAPAAGFNQHRPLEEVCDLLLKAAAEHLDAIDNTPAS
- a CDS encoding PEP-CTERM sorting domain-containing protein, whose amino-acid sequence is MNYLSKLLPLGLIGMSAIATTASAATFFSDDFEEYTAGAAIPLGSEEIWREAKVVGEVVFDAENDTGHYFSSESNKYAVLSQVDGTGQGLASATGFSGTTTGQMNFSFYDPSSDTSDWLMRISGNAWGGNGNTLWGLFMQNGTLYVGSGQYVSPGAQIGTYQQDTAYTISIVFNNSDSTLNYDGGSVASQMMDVYLNGELIGDDLASTGNIGTGTTVQNINFASKVNSPGTIYLDDISLDSNISIPEPSTMSALAVGLGIMCLAIGRRMKLFGRRS